Genomic DNA from Schistosoma haematobium chromosome 1, whole genome shotgun sequence:
CTAATTGTTCCCTTGAAACAGTCTAAGAAAGGGTATCAATATTCTAATTGGTACACCAAAGCGCATTCTTGATCATATGGGACATACGTCCACACTCGATCTTCGGAGAATAAAATGGCTAGTAATAGATGAAGCTGATCGTTTGTTAGAAATGGGATTCGAACGAGATGTTAGACAGATTGTTGAAGGATTAACGCAGCAGTTCAATTGTTTTTCGACGGAAAATAAATCCATATCAAAAATTCAAACCGTCCTTTTATCTGCAACATTATCTCCGGGTACGTTTTCCTACCTTCTTTCTATTTTATCTAAAGGAAAAATAGTTGAGTAACTGAAAGAAAGAGGTTATAAGAAGAGATGCATATGATGATATATTACTCGTCAGTTGTAAAAAAAGTGAAAACAATGGTTATGGAAAAAACAATTAGATAAATCTAATTTTAAAGCACTCTTCATAGTTCTCATTCTGTTGACCTGGGAGAAAATTAAGTAACAATTCGGCTCTCTTATGTTTCGATCCCAAGTCTCTACGTTTTCTTCTGTTGGCTCAACAAAACTATCATCCACTTTCCTTCATGTAAACTTTACGTCTGTGAAGAAGTGAGCGTTGTATGGATTTTTTACAGGGCGCCTCATATCTCGGTATCATATGTATGATGTTTCCAaagaacataaataaataaccacgTAATACTCTTAGCTAGTAGATACTGGGTTTCTCTCTCTGGGATCACTTGTTGTATACTGTCACTACGAcgtaataattcatttaaagaaTACCTTGTTCATCAGAAATATCCAAATATTCTGATAATAGCTTCAATGTATgcttttaattaatatattgtTCATATCATTACCAACCAAAAGTCCTACTAAAGTTCaggatataaatttatttattgtagttatttttcttcacaaatATCTGTTGACTTACTTCTATCTCTTTTTTTCCATCTAACCAAAGGAGTGGAAGCTCTTGCTGGTATGACTTTGAAGAATCCTGTACGTTGCGTGGTTGCAGAAAGTGAAACAAAAGCTCAAAATACCCAACTTTCTATAACGAAAGCCTCTGAAGTAGAGTTAAATACACAAGTAAATAACGTTGCTGAATTTGCTCTTCCTACAGGGTTAAAACATTTTGCACTAATTGTTCCTTGGAAACTGAGGCTTGTCTCATTGGCAGCTTTCTTATTACTAAAATGCAAAGTAAGTGGTTTTCCATGCTTCTTTATTCAGTGAATATTACTCGttagtttttttctatattaGGTAACTCATTAACTACAGAGCAGTGGCGTATTGGTCGAGCCGTTCGGACTTCGCCCACTATGTCAGGTTTGAACCCTCCTCCTACTTCGATTTGAGCAACGAAGTAGTATTATTACCCCTCAGACTTCGGGTGTAACGTATATACAAGCACCTggtaaatgaattaattcactCGATTCAATAAATCACATCTAAGTTTATGTTAATAAATTCTACTTGGCTATCGAATCGAGAATATGCAAAAGTAGCTGATATCTCTAGTTGGAGGTCAAGTGATTCAACTACACGAATCCACTCTTAACGCTATCATGTCCATTTCAAAATGAATAGCTCACATCCTGGTGTGAGATTTCTTTCCTCAATATACTGTACAGAAATAAGTTTCTATTGTCTACTAAACCGGAATGCAGTGACAGCATCGTGTTTTTCTTGAAAGATTGTTTCTATAGATTCTATTTTTTAACACGAAAACATGAAGATGGAAGAAGTCGgtactaaaaatattttcttattggGTCTTAATTGTTAATAACAATATTTCCTTATGTAAAGGTTTCAAACAACAGCATCTTTGGTACCCGTCAAGCAATGTATTCAAATACCTCGGTTTTACATACTTCAACTGTCAATAAAATGGCAATAAACTTGTCATCTGTTAATATGAATGGAGTTATCTCGTTAAGCTTACCACTAGAAATTAAGTTACTCAGCTTATTTAGTTAATGAATGGAGATCACCCGTAAAACTTAAGTTGTCCTTGCCTTCGAAGTAATCAAACTAGACGGATCTTCGTAGCGAATTTTCGAATGGTCATAGGGAATAGCTAAATAGTAATATCAATTTAGTAATACCCAATACATTCGTAATCAATGCGATTCtataattatttgatttaacCATACTTATATAGTTATATAAATTGATGTGCCTACATGTGATCTTCAAATCTGTGCCGTATTCTTTAgtaaaatttatttctttttccaGTATCATGAAAATGGAGGGAAGCTAATCGTTTTTATGGCAACTCAGGATTGTGTGGATTTTCATTATCACCTATTCAAATCAGTATTATGCGATGAATCTGAGGAGCTTATTTCTAATATACCTGTCATGGATCTGTCGATTTACCGGCTTCATGGAAGCATGGAACATAAAGTAAGAATTATGTAAACTTTTTAAACGCCTTCACAGGTTATGTAGTCTTTAGTGAcaatttttaaaatcattttcacTGTATTGGCTATTAGGTATTCATATTCAAGAGCTTTTGTATAGGTTAAGGAAATAAAAATGACAGTTAATCTTACACGATTTAGTAACCATTCAGTATACGACGACTTACATCATAAGCAAGTGAacaacaaagaatgattgcatATAATGAAACCAATATGAGTTCATAAAAAGGGGGATGTAACacaaatgagaaaaataaaataaaagttataaAATCTAACTCACTATTTTGAGTTTTTCAGTGGTTACAACCCACTTCATTTAAGTTTTTAAGAAGGTATACCTCAAGAAAAGTTGTCATTACAAATATTGTCTTTAGAAACCCAGTGCTATGAAGGGATGTATCGATCGAATCTCCTGTTAGTATTTGTCGTTCACTGACTACAAAGAGTGGTATTTATCATAGTTCTGTTCTCAATGTTTTTTTGCTTACAATTTACATGCCTATTCTCTTAATTTACCGTTATTATTTTAAGGAACGTGAATCAGCTTTCGGTAGCTTTTCATCTAGTCAAGCTGGTGTTCTAATCACTACAGATGTTGCAAGTCGAGGTTTGGATTTAGCATCAGTTGCTTGGGTTGTACAATACCATGTAACGGGAGGTCCTATCGATTATGTACATCGTGTTGGACGCACTGCACGAGCTGGGGGTCATGGTAAAGCATTGCTTTTTCTAGAACCTGAAGAAACTGAATTTATGAACCTCTTAAAATCAAAAGTTGGAATTGAAATGAAAGAAATAAGTTTGCCTGATCTACTTCAGACCGTTCTTTTTCATTTACAGAATACTAAGCATCCTGGGAAGCTAAGGGTATGTTTTCATATCTACTTtagatttatttatgtattaaagTAAACTGCTTTTATGACTCAGATTCAGTGGACCAATCAAACACCGGCCAAATAGTAAGCAAGTCCTACCAGCCAATGTTTAGCTCCCTTTTCTAAGGAACGAGGAGCTCGCCATTGGTTAAACATGTTTCTTAGATTTCTAAGggatatatttatatttggttTAATCAATAAAGCGAGTCTGCTAGTTAACATTCTGTCTAACTTAAATATATAAACGCCACTGAAATCAGCGGTGTTATTGAAATCACTAAGATTATTGCAACCATTGCCTTCATTAGATGCCATAAAAATGCCGCTGAATTTCTCCTTACAGAAAAAGCAACTTATTTGGGCATAAGTTATTTcgattttaataaatatatgaagTAATATTTTACATCTAATAATGTTGTTGGAAAATAGGCTTTTATAACCAACTGAAGTAGTTTGTATGAAACATTAAGCGACTTAACTTTGTGAGCATAAAACTCTCGATTAAATATTTCCAAACCCGATCTTCTTACACAGAGgttcaatcaaaatattttcgtataaaaattgattttgtGTCATATCTTTcctgcagaggtccctcgttccgagtataagtgataagtgtttccgacataacaatcaacgacgaccagatacaaaaagtagcattaaaggagccaagacaataagcattcaaacgacaagttaCAACATTCccattttaatattttcatgtttagctaaattaattatatattattTGTTATTCTAGACTTCATTTCTTTAAGTAAATTTTGTTGAACAATGACAGTAAACTACCTCTTTATCCTACCTTTATATTATTTAGCCACATGATTGTACAACAGTTGAAGAGGGAACTAGTCAGCtgtttcatttgtttcttcatgCTGTAGACAATGATGACACTTTGACATCACTTTCAGAGTTGGCCTATATATCATTTCTACGTTCTTATGCAAGTTTTTCGGGTGACTTACGACCTATATTCACTTTCAAACGTCTTCACCTAGGGCATGTTGCTAGAGCATTCTGTCTACAAAAGAAACCATCCGATGTCGCTTCTCGTGTAAGAGGTCGTTTTGTTAAGGCTGATAGGCAGAAGAGTTCTACAGGAAAGAAACGGGGGTTTGATAGCTCGAACGAAGATGACATAGTACCACAAAAACCAAAGTAAGTTGAAGTAAACATAAACTGCTGTAAATCTTCACATATTAATGCATTGATCGAACACTTATTCTACGACTGGTACCTTTGTAGCATGCCAGTTTAGAGCCTTTCGAGATTCAATCCCACAACGCCTTGACGGTTACGTATGACCGTGCTCAACCCAAGTGAAGTGGCTGATCTCTTtaaaaaatacttttattttctCGAAAAATTATGCACCTTTGTATATTGCTGAATTCATTACTTCAAATTAATATTATACATCAACATTTCATGGGATTATAGAGATTCAGTCGATATTTCTGTCTGAATTGTGCTATTGTCCAGAGTAGAAAAGTTTGCACTCCTCATTTAGAGATGGTTTTGGTTATATGTATTTGACCAATTAATATTCTTTTGTTGGTATATATGAATCAATAATAGATTACCATTGGAAGTGTATTTATGTTTTAATAAAGGAAATGGCGTATGGAAATGTGTTATGCCGGACAGCGTGAAAGTGTTGAGACATAATATCTAACTAAATCAAGACAACATAATCAAAATCTAAATTTTTTGTATAGAAAACCCTTAATTATAAGCTTTATAATAcatgtaggtatcattaccaaagtttgatttgataatttcgagtaaattgagcattgcgtagattgttataaataaataaataatatatttgtaatatctcaatgagtagaaaattagattttctaacgtttcgtggcttagtgtaagtcacttcttcagaagataaataaccaaattaaaattaatccaagtttaaatagtactatttaaacttggaaacgtcagaaaatctaacttTATAATACATATTCGCATTACGTTACGGACTTGGGTTAGTATATTCTACGAGAATTTAGTGTTTctttttgtacaatatttcatttaaagtgGTTTCATCTACATGAATAATCAAAAGATCTCTTCATATTTTTACTCcactttgaaaaatatttaaaaaaacaggtATTCATCTGCTTTATCATTCGATAAACCCCAGAAGAAGCAAACTATGAACCGCACAAAACCGTCTGATTTGGCCAAACGTAACATGCTTGCAGAATATGGTTTATAATCCAATCTATATACCATTTGTATATACTTTTTACATACTTCTCATGTGTATAAAAGCAATCTGTGAATATGCATTTTTATGTACAGATATATTCTACATATAAACttataattattgttactaCTTTTTGCTTACAAGATCTGTCATCCTTTGCTAACGTATTCGAGTATTAGATAAAATTAAGTGTTGCTAAAACATTCTTAAATAGGTTTACGCCTACTTTAACAATAAATACTGACTCCTCGCGACCTACACATAACTATTATGTTTTCGAGACAAAATTACAGTTTAACATAATTGATCGAAATAAAAGCCACATGACTGAGAAGACTGCAGTCAAATAATAtgagaaatattaaataaagcagCAAACTCAGTTTGTTAAAGGGAGATATTATTCATTAAGTGGTTGACTAAGAATACTGAAAAACTATTATCATTCcgaatatacatttatattccAGGTAGTTTATTGAAAATAGCCAATTTTCTGAAAAGGATTTACCTTTTAAACAACTAACAATAACCTTCATGTGATTCCTTGATCTCTATAAAAGTTATATGAAGGTAAATTTGCTTGACCAAATAATTGGTTACTTGTAATAAGCATCTTATTGTTCCGCACAATGATTTATATTCACATGAAGAATAGGTTG
This window encodes:
- the DDX31_1 gene encoding ATPdependent RNA helicase (EggNog:ENOG410V4U1~COG:A); the protein is MTETPMLHTMMSQPVKPKIEPVFSSKHWKDMCESLDIFPHLITCLTNRFKMDHLTAIQEAALPPLVDGRDVLLRAQTGSGKTLAYAVPLFDRLINLDPPVERKDGPLGIIILPSRELATQTFDVFKILSQACVRIVPGLLVGGMKRKSQKASLRKGINILIGTPKRILDHMGHTSTLDLRRIKWLVIDEADRLLEMGFERDVRQIVEGLTQQFNCFSTENKSISKIQTVLLSATLSPGVEALAGMTLKNPVRCVVAESETKAQNTQLSITKASEVELNTQVNNVAEFALPTGLKHFALIVPWKLRLVSLAAFLLLKCKYHENGGKLIVFMATQDCVDFHYHLFKSVLCDESEELISNIPVMDLSIYRLHGSMEHKERESAFGSFSSSQAGVLITTDVASRGLDLASVAWVVQYHVTGGPIDYVHRVGRTARAGGHGKALLFLEPEETEFMNLLKSKVGIEMKEISLPDLLQTVLFHLQNTKHPGKLRPHDCTTVEEGTSQLFHLFLHAVDNDDTLTSLSELAYISFLRSYASFSGDLRPIFTFKRLHLGHVARAFCLQKKPSDVASRVRGRFVKADRQKSSTGKKRGFDSSNEDDIVPQKPKYSSALSFDKPQKKQTMNRTKPSDLAKRNMLAEYGL
- the DDX31_1 gene encoding ATPdependent RNA helicase, variant 2 (EggNog:ENOG410V4U1~COG:A); the encoded protein is MDDFILNILDTSGRQEKQCKNASSRKKSNSITSSYAPIHTAAKDELVIQKKKKETSVGRKSLPEKNSLQFGIHNKMTETPMLHTMMSQPVKPKIEPVFSSKHWKDMCESLDIFPHLITCLTNRFKMDHLTAIQEAALPPLVDGRDVLLRAQTGSGKTLAYAVPLFDRLINLDPPVERKDGPLGIIILPSRELATQTFDVFKILSQACVRIVPGLLVGGMKRKSQKASLRKGINILIGTPKRILDHMGHTSTLDLRRIKWLVIDEADRLLEMGFERDVRQIVEGLTQQFNCFSTENKSISKIQTVLLSATLSPGVEALAGMTLKNPVRCVVAESETKAQNTQLSITKASEVELNTQVNNVAEFALPTGLKHFALIVPWKLRLVSLAAFLLLKCKYHENGGKLIVFMATQDCVDFHYHLFKSVLCDESEELISNIPVMDLSIYRLHGSMEHKERESAFGSFSSSQAGVLITTDVASRGLDLASVAWVVQYHVTGGPIDYVHRVGRTARAGGHGKALLFLEPEETEFMNLLKSKVGIEMKEISLPDLLQTVLFHLQNTKHPGKLRPHDCTTVEEGTSQLFHLFLHAVDNDDTLTSLSELAYISFLRSYASFSGDLRPIFTFKRLHLGHVARAFCLQKKPSDVASRVRGRFVKADRQKSSTGKKRGFDSSNEDDIVPQKPKYSSALSFDKPQKKQTMNRTKPSDLAKRNMLAEYGL